CTTGCCGGCCTGGACCGGCTCCGCGTCATCGACCTGTCGAGCAACCGCTTCTCGGGCCCAATCCCGCGCCGGTATGCCGTGGAGCTCCCCGCGCTCACGCGGCTCGAGCTCCAGGACAACCTGCTCAACGGCACCGTGCCGTCGTTCGCGCAGGGCGAGCTCACCGTCTTCAACGTGTCCTACAACTTCCTCCAGGGCGAGGTCCCGGATACGCGTGCGCTCCGCCGGTTCCCTGCGAGCGCTTTCGGCCACAACCTCAAGCTCTGCGGCGAGGCCGTGAACGCCGCGTGCGGGTCGGGTTCGCCATCCGCCGACGATGGAGACCGATCAGCCAGCAGCCGCGACGATCGGGTCGTCAGGCCGGCCGACCACGACGCCCGCGGGCGGGCCGCGCGCAAGTCAAGGCACTTCAAGCTGGCTGCGTGGAGCGTCGTGGCGATCGCCCTTATCGCCGCGATGGTGCCGTTCGCCGCCGTGCTCATCTTCCTGCATCAGACCAAGAAGAGCCAGGAGGCTCGTCTCGGTGGCCGTGCCACGCCGACAGGAGCGCCGGACATCAAGGATAAAGCCGAGCAAGGCAAGTTGagtggcagcggcagcggcagcagcagcggtaGCCGGAACGCGCAGGCGCAGCTACAGTTCTTCCGTGCGGACAAGGCGGCCGGCTTCGACCTCGACGACCTGTTCCGTTCGACGGCGGAGATGCTCGGCAAGGGACGGCTGGGGATCACCTACCGCGTGACGCtcgaggccggcaccgccgtcgtcgtcgtgaAGCGGCTGCGCAACATGGGGCACGTGCCGCGCAAGGACTTCGCGCACACCATGCAGCTGCTGGGCAAGCTCCGGCACGAGAACGTGGTGGAGGTCGTCGCGTGCTACCACTCCAAAGAGGAGAAGCTCGCCGTCTACGAACACGTGCCCGGGCGCAGCCTCTTCGAGCTCCTGCACGGTACGTCCCCCTCGTGGTCACAACATGCATCTCCATTTTCCATTAGTCCCATGGCGATTTGGTGAGATCGACTGATGTTGCTCTGTTCTGTCTGTTGCGCGCGTGCAGAGAACAGAGGCGAGGGCAGAATGCCGCTGCCGTGGCCGGCGAGGCTGTCGATAGCGAAGGGCATGGCGCGCGGGCTGGCGTACCTGCACCAGTCGGTGCCGTTTTTCCACCGGCCGCCGCACGGCAACCTCAAGTCGTCCAACGTGATCATCCTGTCGACGCCCAACGGCAAGCACCAGCATCCGCACGTGGTGCCGAAGCTCACGGACTACGGCTTCCACCCGCTGCTCCCGCACCACGCGCACAGGCTGGCCGCGGCCAAGTGCCCGGAGTACGCCCGCGGCAAGCGACCGTCGTCCCGAGCCGACGTGTTCTGCTTCGGCCTCGTGCTGCTGGAGGTGGTGACGGGGAAGTTGCCGGTGGACGAGGCCGACGGCGACATGGCGGAGTGGGCGCGTCTGGCGCTGAGCCACGAGTGGTCCACGGACATACTCGACGTGGAGATCGTCGGCGAGCTGGAACGGCACGGGGACATGCTGAGGCTCACGGAGGTCGCGCTGATGTGCGCTGCTGTCGAGCCCGACAGGCGGCCCAAGATGCCCGACGTCGTCAGGATGATCGACGAgatcggcggcggcgcggacgagaAAGGGAGGTGGGAGCTCGTCGTAGGATGATCTTGAGCTGTATGTAGGAGACCATTTGTGCTTCGGCGAAACACGATCTCTTAGTTACCGCCCGTCTTTTTGTATCTAAGTAATGTACACTTTGTGTTTCTCTTTATTCTCGGAAGGTATTGTTAGGATGGAGGTGATGCCTTATGAAATATAATGCCGCATACTTTACCGCTTGTGTTATTTCTGAGGCATTTTCCTGGGTGTGATGATGCAAGGGCCAAGTTACGCCCAGTCAAATTTATCTTCATATCCATGGCTAGATAGTTACTTCCATCAACTTGTAGATATCGGCCATTTTTCCTGCATGTATGATCATGCATTTTATTAAGTTTACTTGATAGTAAAATTATATTGGTAAACAACAAATATGTTCTAGAAGAACACTTATAATTTTTAAGCCATATATGTGAAGATCATCAAATTTTGATATATTTGGAAGAGCACTTAAGGAGGTATATATATGCCTCGGAGTAATGGACAAACTGTATATATAGTAGATGCCATTTCCCTTGTGATTGCACAAATATGATTCAAGATAGTCACATATTTTATCTGGCCTTTTATCACATATTAATAAGAGAATTTTGCAGGAAAGATTATATTTCAGATGCAAAATAAAATTGTTGTACCAAATAACATGTTATAATATGCTAaagacacacacacatatatatatatatatatatatatatatatatatatatatatatatatatacaacatgTCATTTTACAAATTTGAAATTCTAATAGACATAAGGTCTAGAATATATATTTACAACACCACACATGGTTAAGCTGACTAAATGACAAAGTGAGGGTCCTAAACATTAATTTATAGCACACTTAGTAATGCTAAAAGGGGTAGATTTTCAGCTAGGAAATACAATCTGCAAGTACGCCTAGATAGTATATTAGCATAACACTAGTTatgttagaattgtgtcgaatattatcgtacaaggtaggttacaattggacttggttttggactgtgtgtagacagggtaggagttgtgtcctaataggacacttgtatcctaggtctctcatatatagcgagggtagacacacgatgtaacacaggctcgcaagggggagccggcagtgtgtgccggcgcccgggcggccggggtgcggtattgtagcggtgtcatggggaggagcgcccgtagttatgccccggggatgtagccatatcggtgaaccttgttaacaaatctcggtgtcgtgcttgtgtgattgcttggttctcGGTAGATCAATGatggcctcggatttattctaacaagtggtatcatgaacCAGGTTCGTGGAGGCGGCAGATTTTTGATCTAGAGGAGCTGCGACGGAGGCCGGAACTTGATCGATGTGTGGCTGAGAGATCGAAAGTCGCGGCCACGGCGGATAGCGACTGGTTTGATCGGATTGGCGACGTGATCACGTGATCTGCACGGATTGGCAGTAAACGAAGGGCAATCAAACAAGCACGTAGCGGCGTCAGCGTGGAAGTCGGCAGGTTCGATCGGAGTGAAGACTCGGGCGGCGTGTACACGTGAGCGACGGATTGATCGTGGCGATGACGGAAGGTGCAGCAGCCGAGTTCTCGATGGGATTGGATCGGCGCACACGCGGACGTCATCAGCTGTGCCGCAGCAGGAATCCCGTGGCGGCGTGTGGCATCGGCAAGGTTGCCAGGTGGGGCTGGCTTGTGCAAGGCACGCTAAGGCCCAGGAGGGGCCTGCAAGCGTGTGGCTAAGGCGGCCCAAGTTGGGTGGCTGGTGCAGCAGGATGCAAGGCGAGCCACGGAGGCCACGGCGCGCGCGACTGGGCCGAAGTGAGGCCGGCGTGCGTGGCATGCGCAGGAAGCTGGCAAAGGTGAGATTTGTTTGTGAAAAAAAAAAGGAGCCCGATGTGAGTCGTTGCATGTGATTGGAGTTCTGGAAGGCAAAGCTCAATTTCTTGGGAGGAGCGTATAGCAGCAGTTGGAATTAAAGAAATAAAAGGTTGCGGAAGACTCACGTCAGTTTTGCATGGAAGTTGTTTCTTTTGTCAAAGTTGCTGCTAATTGCACCCGGGGATTGTACATGGGAGTTCGCCGGAGAATTGTTATCAAAGGCAATGCCAAGATATGAAGGGCAGCGTACGCATGAGGCTCGAATAGTCTGGAATGTGTCGCAGATGGATCATGCATACATATGGTGTCAAGCAATGCACGATGATGTGCGGGCGGACACGAcgcagggtggagcatggttgcagtcaGATTATTTCGACTGGGTCGGACTGGATTGTCTGATGGACTGACATGGATGttggtcaaagcagaagacggcgatgatttcagcgacgacgacataggagcgtgatgctgatggtggccgacttctggggcgtggaaacacgtggtgcaggcttgagggcttgtgcggcttcgacagactattgcgcagggttgattcaagacggtgcacatgagagcttggagtcgacagggcgcgggagggtggcacgtacaaccaccatggagtcatgttgaaggtggagctagaGTCTGACGGATGGCTacactctgtgctgatggaggggctacggcgtaagttaacggagagtcgaagcctatttcaatGGGTAaagcgagagacacgtggatcggactgggcgccagtggtctgatggaggcgtgatactcggcatcggtcggtgataatcgatggttctctgcagtgggggttgaggcagtgtgggctagctacccgggagacttgaccaggacagcagaggctcgacgcggtgatagcggcgaggcgtgcggtaagcacgggacacagcgacaggcCAGGGCACCGGTGGTCACATATGTTGTTAGACAAAGTGTGCAgtgggtgctgaagcagtgttgacgagtatcGGATTCAAGTTGGTGAGTAGGTCTATCGGTGCCAGTTGATAGacaggagttgaccatggagaatctgagaaagtggcggaaagtctgaaattgtcaaaagctgGGAGAGTACAggccgtatattctgtggtgttcagtgcacatggcaaagtgcgggtgacaagtacagaaggaggtggagtgctatagctgtgggacatGTCAGAGACAATCCGGCAAaaagggtgagacaactgcgaatttgactcggggtgACTACAAGCGACGGTGAAATTCCTTtaagtttcagacagacggtcaaaaaagagcggtgatgttgagttcaggtaactcttgtatgtgacatccaatatgtgagttgttcattttcacgcagaCAGTGGTCGGTGTGTGATGGCATTGAACGGATTCTCCGGAATTTGAAAGCACAAggtagagtaatgaggaacttaattttgctcgagtgttgactgtgaagaagacgagaagaGACTACAGTTGCAgatggagtcacatggagtctgggagtagcagcggtgctcatggcgtatctcaagtccaatgtacatggaggttcgacgcatggatgaatccaaggtggtggagaatattcgccaaggtggagtttgttagaattgtgtcgaatattattgtgcacggtaggttacagttggacttggttttggactgtgtgtagacagggtaggagttgtgtcctaataggacacttgtatcctaggcctctcatatatagcgagggtagacacacgatgtaacctatgccaacataatagtacAGGCACGCAAGGAGGAGCCGGCAGTGTGTGCCAGCGCCCGGGCGGCTGGGGtacggtattgtagcggtgtcatggggaagagcgcccgtagtcatgccccggggatgtagccgtatcggtgaacctcgttaacaaatctcggtgtcgtgcttgtgtgattgcttggttctcGATAGATCAATGATGGCcgcggatttattctaacaaattAGATAAGGAATCAGCCGTGGCCTGTTTAGTATTTTGTGGCCCATAGCTTGTGTCCGCACCGCTTGTATTGTTGGACCAGCTGGTCAAATCGATCAGTTACAACAATTTATTTATCCGTCAATCATAAATATCTCAAGCTCCTATCAGAGGAATTAGTTATAGCATGTTCGCTGCTTACATTGAAATAAGGATATTTTCGGCTTTAGGGGGAGATTCGTACCACAATGAATGCCGATAAATAAGAAATGTCATGGACTTTCAGTCATCATATTCACGTACTTCAAAATCTGAACACGAAGTTCAATCatatatttgcaacacattgcaaatctgCCACATACATTTACTTATGACAAAGACATCATGAAATCACATTATGCATGCAAGCAATGTGACGTACAAAGTGGAAGTACCTCATACAACCACTATTATCCTCAAATGAGAgcaagaggggggagaaacatggTCACATGAGAAATGAGTTCTCATATGCATCTGCGGAAATAAAGGAAATTATATCCTCACCTAGTAAATGTAGTTCAACCTCAAGTTGAATAACACATAATGGATGCTCATCATCCAAACCCAACATAAACGTGCACACAATTTAAAGTGTTGGGACATCGAAACACCTTGACTCCATTGTTATGGAAATCACAAGGAGTTAAAAGACGTAATATTATTTCCACACATTCCATTGATTCAACAGAATCATATAACATAAAACTACATTTGTCGACAAATATTTATTCTTTAATTGCTAAAACCTTTAGGGCCCTGAACCAAAGTACATGGCAGAGTGCCTCATGCACTCATATATTGGTTCAACTAGAAGGAGGCAATTAAATAAGAATAGCACTCGTTCAACAAAAGAGAGGTATTTACCACAGTAGTACATTCTCCTCATAAGTATCTTTCATGCTGAAAGACAAATGATTTTTCGTTCATAATGAAAACAATGAGGTGGTGAAAAAGCGAGGTTTGTAGGacaagggttcacgcagagaccCAACATTAATTATGATGTAAAAATACCCTCTTGGTATAAGTGGAATTAAGTTTCGATATTAATATTATTGGCAATTACAAATAAACTATCCATGCAGTTGATAGACGCGGTGTTTACATACTCATATGTATCACTCAATTCATATATCTAAATAAATGTCCCTAAAAGACATAAAATCCAAATCCAAAAACTAATCGCAACATATATTGTGTAAAACATTAAAAGTCACTTCATGACTTAAACAAGTCGAAAATTGTGTGGTACAATCGACTATGAGAATTCCCTATTCAAAAGGAGACTCGGATAAAGATTGCTTGCATTTAGTTATTAAGAAAATCCCTCCTTGGATTTTACATGACCTATGCATATACCGATGATTTTATCATCAAAGTTTATACAACACATGAGAAGTGCTCGCAATTATATCATAGACCTACATGCGGAGTAGTTAAGATTCAACAGAATCACCTACTATTATCTATCAAGATAATACTACTTGTATTACTCAAAAGAAtacaggttatatatatatatatatatatatatatatatatatataacaatatttGCAAATTGAAATTTTGCCAAGTTCAGGGGGGAGAAACTCCTAGAACTAAACCTTATTTATTATTATCCTCTGATGATAAATAAATTGTACTATTTCCTGATGAGTTTTCCAACGGATTCCTCATACAGGTTTTGAATGAGATGATTAATTATactaactatatatatatatatatatatatatatatatatatatatataattcctattCGTTCTCCTTATGTTTTCACAGGATTTTTGGAAAACATAGATGGTACAAGATCAAATATTCTCAGATTTTCAAGATCAAGACAATCAAGAAGATGCAAGGCTTTTCAGTACTCGAGATATATGGAGATTCTCAAGATAATGAAGCTTACAAACAGCGTTGTCCAAGGGGGAGTGTTAGGAATTAATTAGCTTTATGTTTAGACTAATTAGGCATATCTTTAGAATATTCTATGCAGCAGTTTAGATACTGCGTTGTCCAAACGCTGTTCCCAGCGAATTGTCACTGTGTCGTTCGGAATAGATGCAACTACTGTAACCGGCATGTATTCACGACCGTCCATGACATATAAGTACCTGCAGTCACTATCAATGAAATCAATCTattcacttctatctttgttgTTTCTCTTCAGGTATCATGGCCATCGATTGGGAAGTACTACTCCGGAGCTTTCTAATCGCTTTTGCTAAATGTCAGGTGTTGTagacatagacctagggtagggtaataggcctgacctatatgccctACCTAGAGTCTTGTCCTAAATACTAAGAAGCTCAAGAGCCAGAAGCAGAGGACCAGCAAAGGTGTCGAGCGAAGTCCACTCGACCTATCAGTCACTCGACGGCCCCTCTTAACCAGGTCACTCGACCACCAAACCACTCGACATACCAGAAGACCTAAAGCCGCTCTGCACGGCAACGGTCCAGCATTCAATCACATACTTAGTGACCATTTGTAGCACTTTAATAtaggcgttacctgtaacgccccctcttaatgtatattgaacccagtgtaacggaggggagcggggatcctggcgcactctatataagccacccccctcctctgggacaagggttcgcacctctgtaattcatacacacataatccagccgaccgcctccgggctccgagacgtagggctattacttcctccgagaagggcctgaactcataaacctcgtgtgtctacaactactccatagctaggatcttgcctctccattcctacccccctgcattactgtcagacttagaaccatgacagttggcgcccaccgtggggcaggtgtcttggcGACTTagtggagaagttgcaattttttccgattcccatcatcatggtttcaggcggagttttggttgagggccgcgagatccgtctcggcgcgctcaagttcatcgccgacgattccgcttggcttcaggaggctccactcgacgtcgacacgctccctgtccgcggggcaacgcactttcgcgcgtgcgttcgcggcgtcctcctgcggcaaccgtcgacccagtatcagtcggcccccgtgtcgtccttcctccctgtttcccgccggcgcaagcgctccggacGGTCGAGGCTGcaacggtgggtgaggcacgcggtggctcgccgatcggccaccccccaagtcgcggtgatcgagcccgacgaatctctctacggcctgttcgactggctccatagagaccgcatccgagtgcgacagcagtgatcctgcggcggaggttctgatggtcgatggaccatgcagtcctcccggttttccccgcgcAGACGGAGGCGCCGGcgaggcgatccgtcgcatgcccatgaggagtatctccccgagcccctcacttcgctgcagagagaagaacttcgccgccggaacatggatgccctgcatactcctatcgttggagaaacccccgaggcccgggccttagaagacgcgcgcttggccaacttggctgagcgcactcgactggagaacctccagcgagtactcgacgagcgtgcgcgacaatgggttccagaatccagtcgacgtcagttctttccgcccccgcaggtatatcgaaccccgattcagaatttagcagctgcagcccgtatagcagaatcgattcagccttcccagtccgaggctggcagaggtttgttgcagatcagagcattactccgggcagcaggagaccaaaACTCGGCTGTTTCACAGTCGCGGAACAGAATCCACAGCAGATCTGTTGCTGCGGATAcaatccagtcggctcacagcccaagatcgcccccggggcgtgagggacgtggagaccggcgtgattagtacaggaaccgtgagcagtatgatcaccgactcgatcgcgatgatcgacgtcgagtgcccacccttCCCCCGAGGAGCGGatcgtatgtgcctcgacagcaggatgacagacgccatcacagtgttgggcgaaggattccagtcgaccccagggaaccaggctttgatgcgagatccatcctcgttcaaggtttggtcgacaggaacagagctcaccgagaaggtcatgacagagatgcacctaccaggaGTAGAGTACACGTTtcagggccagagtgctttagcagagccatcagggccgcagtgattcctcccaacttcaggttggcgactggagtcagtaagttcgccggtgagtccaagcctgatacttggcttgaagactaccgattggctgttcagattggtggcggcaatgatgaagtggccatgaagcacctgcctctcatgttggagggttcggccagagcgtggttgaatcagttagcacccagcagcatttacacttgggaagatcttgcccgagtgtttgtcacaaccttcgaaggaacatgcaagcgaccgacagggctgacggaactgcggtcttgtgtgcaaaagtcgaatgaaactttgagggattacatccagagatggatcacgttgcatcacacagtggagaatgtatctgatcaccaagcagtctgtgccttcaaggaaggcgtcaagtacagagaactgaatctgaaattcggtcgaaccggagacatgtctctgagtcggatgatggagattgctaccaagtacgctaatggtgaagatgaggatcgactccggagtggcaagctcaagtcagtcgcccaagaaaccggaggaggaaattccaatcggaagcagaagcgaaaagccgagccagctgctcctggagaagccttgggcgtgactcaaggaaagtttaaggggaagcccaaagggccttggaaccctaagaaagtaaaagaccaagacggaaatgatgtgttggatctgccatgccacattcacacaaagaaagatgaagagggtaaactcatttacccgaaacataccactcgacagtgtcggctcttgatccagcagttccaagggaagcagcccaaagataaggaaaaggagtcagacaaagttgaggacaaggaagatagtgatgatggatacccccgggttaattccaccctgatgatttttgctgatgttgaaagcaaaagtcgactgaaagttatcaaccgagaagtgaatatggttgctccggcgacacccagttatttgaagtggtctcagactgccatcacattcgaccagtccgatcacccaacgcacatagccacccctgggaggcaagctttggtggtcgacccagttgtcgaaggtactcgactgaccaaagtcttgatggatggtggcagtggcttgaatatactgtatgcagagacgttgaaagggatgggcattccgatgtccagactcagtaccagcaacatgagcttccacggagtcattcctgggaagaaggctgagtcactcggccaaattgctcttgatgtggttttcggtgattccaagaattactgcaaagaaaagttgacgtttgaagttgtggatttccagagtgcttatcacgctattttgggcaggccagcttatgcacgtttcatggctcgaccatgttatgtgtacctcaaattgaaaatgcctggtcccaaaggtgtgatcaccgtcactggcaatcggaagaaggcggaagagtgctttcagaaaggctcaaaaatcaccgacgctcagatggcagtggtcgagttgcaggaataccagaaaactgcagacccgagtgatttgttgcgagccaagaagcccgctacggaatcagcctttcagtcgtctggtgagacaaagccgattcatattcacccgaccgatcccaatgctgctccgacccatatctcgacaacactcgactccaaataggaagaagcgctcatccagttcctccgtgagaactgggatatcttcgcatggaagccttctgacatgccaggtgttcccaggggctggctgagcacctcctacgagtcgacccaaaagtgaaacctgtcaaagaacatcttcgacggtccgccgtccagaagagaaaggccattggtgaggaagtggctcggctcttagcagcggagttcatccgagagatttaccactccgagtggctcgccaatgttgtcatagtccccaagaaggacaagtcactctgcatgtgcattgacttcaaacatatcaatcgggcctgcccgaaagatcgttttcctctcccccgcatcgaccagatagtcgactcgactgcgggatgtgagcgactgtcttttttagatgcctattccggttaccatcagatccgtctgtatggacccgacgagatcaaaccAACTtttatcactccattcgggtgcttctgttatgttaccatgccattcggcctcaagaatgccggagccacgttcatgaggatgattcagaagtgtttgctcactcaaatcagtcggaatgtggaagcatacatggatgatattgtggtcaagtcacggaaggggtccgacctgctgactgaccttgctgaaacctttgccaacctcaggaggtatgatatcaagcttaatccatccaagtgcacattcggagttcctggcgggaagttactcggttttctcgttttcgaacgaggaatcgatgccaacccagaaaaagttggtactatactccgaatgaagcgccctgtgcgcgtgcacgatgtccagaagcttactggttgcttggccgctttaagtcgattcatttctcgtctcggtgaaaaggcgttgcctctttaccgactgatgaagaagtcagacaagttcgagtggactcctgaagctgatgcagcgtttgcagagctaaaagccctgctctccacccagccggtgcttgctgccccaatcagcaaagagcctttactgctttacattgcagccacaggacaagttgtcagtacagtacttacggtcgagcgggaagaagaaggaaaggcctttaaagttcagcgcccagtatattatgtttctgaagttttgactccatcaaagcaaagataccctcattatcagaagcttgtatatgggatttatatgaccacaaagaaggttgctcattacttctctgatcattccattacagtcgtcagcgacgctccattgtcagagattctgcacaacagagatgcaactggtcgagtggcaaaatgggcgattgaactccttcccctagatatcaagtttgaggcaaagaaagctatcaagtcccaagcaataacagatttcgtcgccgagtggattgaacagcaactgccgactcaagttcactcagagcactggaccatgttcttcgacagttctaagatgctgaatggttccggtgctggggtagtattggtttccccccgaggagataagctcagatatgttctccaaatccactttgattcctccaataacgaagcagaatatgaagcacttttgtatgggttgcgcatggccatttcacttggcgtccgtcacctcatggtctatggcgactcagatttggtggttaatcaagtgatgaaggagtgggacgtcagaagtccagccatgactgggtattgcaatgcagtgagaaagctagagaagaaattcgaggggttagagcttcatcacataccccgactgaaaaatcaagcagctgatgatttggcaaaaataggttccaagagagaagccattcccagcaatgtgtttttggaacacatccacacaccatcagttcaagaggatcatttcactgaagaagccccgcagccaaaaagtgctacgggtccgactgaagttgaagttccagcagtggtcgacctgatcatggaagttttggtcatcactcccgactggacggtgccgtacatcgcgtacatcctaaggaaagagctcccagaagacgaagaagaggctcgacagatcatccgtcgatccaaggcctttaccgtcataaagggacagttgtatagagaaagcgcgactggagttagccagaagtgtataacactagaagaaggtcaaataatccttgatgatatccactcggggacctgtggccatcatgcgtcctctcggaccattgtggctaaagcataccgagcgggattttactggccaagagcaaatgaaatggcaaaagagatagttgacaaatg
This DNA window, taken from Triticum aestivum cultivar Chinese Spring chromosome 1D, IWGSC CS RefSeq v2.1, whole genome shotgun sequence, encodes the following:
- the LOC123181281 gene encoding probable inactive receptor kinase At5g16590, whose protein sequence is MDKHRRGLRLRQSLVVPWIVVVMVGAAVSTAELAESDLEAFRDERGGLVALRDGLRSAKDLHSNWTGPPCHGGRSRWYGVSCDGDGRVVGVRLDGVQLTGALPAGALRGVARLATLSLRDNAIHGALPGLAGLDRLRVIDLSSNRFSGPIPRRYAVELPALTRLELQDNLLNGTVPSFAQGELTVFNVSYNFLQGEVPDTRALRRFPASAFGHNLKLCGEAVNAACGSGSPSADDGDRSASSRDDRVVRPADHDARGRAARKSRHFKLAAWSVVAIALIAAMVPFAAVLIFLHQTKKSQEARLGGRATPTGAPDIKDKAEQGKLSGSGSGSSSGSRNAQAQLQFFRADKAAGFDLDDLFRSTAEMLGKGRLGITYRVTLEAGTAVVVVKRLRNMGHVPRKDFAHTMQLLGKLRHENVVEVVACYHSKEEKLAVYEHVPGRSLFELLHENRGEGRMPLPWPARLSIAKGMARGLAYLHQSVPFFHRPPHGNLKSSNVIILSTPNGKHQHPHVVPKLTDYGFHPLLPHHAHRLAAAKCPEYARGKRPSSRADVFCFGLVLLEVVTGKLPVDEADGDMAEWARLALSHEWSTDILDVEIVGELERHGDMLRLTEVALMCAAVEPDRRPKMPDVVRMIDEIGGGADEKGRWELVVG